A single region of the Lotus japonicus ecotype B-129 chromosome 4, LjGifu_v1.2 genome encodes:
- the LOC130712714 gene encoding uncharacterized protein LOC130712714: MPQYAKFTKEILSKQRRLSEENDIVELTEECSAIMQKKLPPKQKDPGNFTLPVNFGASKEVRALCDLGSSVNLMPLSIFERLNVGELKPTMMMLQLAERSIVTPWGVVEDVLVRVGEFEFPVYFVIIDVDEDSKIPLIFGRPFLATSQANINVGKETVSLRVADEKITFTIYDLKSKPVEKNDVFLVKMMEEWSDEKLKQIFLKEKAGASNKKKKEDAQSYQTKQVYSMSMVVDSK, translated from the coding sequence ATGCCTCAATATGCTAAATTCACGAAGGAGATACTTTCAAAGCAAAGGAGGTTGAGTGAAGAGAATGACATCGTTGAGCTTACTGAGGAGTGTAGCGCTATTATGCAAAAGAAGCTTCCACCTAAACAAAAGGATCCAGGTAATTTCACTCTACCTGTTAATTTTGGGGCTTCAAAGGAAGTGAGAGCCTTATGTGATTTAGGGTCAAGTGTCAACTTAATGCCCCTATCAATATTTGAGCGACTTAATGTTGGAGAACTGAAACCGACAATGATGATGCTTCAATTAGCGGAACGCTCCATAGTGACTCCATGGGGAGTTGTTGAAGATGTGCTAGTAAGAGTAGGAGAGTTCGAGTTCCCGGTGTACTTCGTGATAATTGATGTGGATGAGGACTCTAAAATACCATTGATTTTTGGAAGACCATTCCTAGCCACTTCGCAAGCGAACATAAATGTGGGAAAAGAAACAGTATCTTTAAGGGTAGCTGATGAGAAGATCACTTTCACCATATATGACCTGAAGTCAAAACCAGTTGAGAAGAATGATGTATtcttggtgaagatgatggaagagtGGAGTGATGAAAAGCTAAAGCAGATCTTCCTTAAAGAAAAAGCTGGAGCatcaaataagaagaaaaaggaagatgCGCAGAGCTACCAAACTAAGCAAGTCTACTCAATGAGCATGGTTGTTGACTCAAAGTAG